The Corythoichthys intestinalis isolate RoL2023-P3 chromosome 1, ASM3026506v1, whole genome shotgun sequence genome has a segment encoding these proteins:
- the tmco3 gene encoding transmembrane and coiled-coil domain-containing protein 3, whose amino-acid sequence MHIVCLLLCLGLGVASAVQQKDHVAQNVVKQYRRSVDIQPKSWLAANCKWLSKLLRQKNVVVNQLGNTASAIERDQTLSESERNFQVHTIQVLQTELNESEQMVFQALHSLQRSLQGDYKDVVKIRQSSKQRLESLRKAAIQEEQEYVELVAAEKHQQEAVKSVLARNKTMSMVDEILEDVRKAADRLEEDIEEHAFDNNKKMQGVNVEAVLRVDDDEENGGKRKNRSNQRKVESDLGLSMLIDSQNNQYVLTKPRDSTIPRADPHFIKDLVSVVMLSLPCGWTCSLVGLPPMFGYIICGVLLGPSGFNSIKSMVQVETLGELGVFFTLFVVGLEFSPERLRKVWKTSVQGSCYLCLLMVVSGLLWGQVLNIQPIQTVFIATCLSLSSTPLVSRFLAGASRGEKEGELDYSSVLLGTLVMQDVQLGLFIAVMPTMIQAQSGDTESFLLESVRVLSLLGRVLASLGAVMLLCLLLKSYVVGPFYKKLHAENKGNKEILVLGIAAFVFFMLTVTELLDVSMELGCFLAGALLSSQGHMVTAEIMGCFEPIQDFLAIIFFASIGLHVFPTFVLYELTILVALTLTLVILKFILAVLVLYVILPPSSRHIRWIVSAGLAQVSEFSFVLSSRARRAGIISREVYLLVLSVSTLSLLLAPVLWRVTTYKWMPRRTVT is encoded by the exons ATGCATATTGTCTGTTTGCTTCTGTGCCTTGGCCTGGGTGTGGCATCTGCTGTGCAGCAGAAAGACCATGTGGCCCAAAATGTCGTCAAACAATATCGCAGAAGTGTGGACATACAACCAAAAAGCTGGTTGGCCGCCAACTGCAAGTGGTTGAGTAAGCTTCTACGCCAAAAAAATGTGGTTGTCAATCAGCTGGGAAACACTGCATCTGCTATTGAGAGAGACCAAACACTTTCAGAATCTGAGCGTAACTTTCAG GTGCACACAATACAAGTTTTGCAGACAGAGTTGAATGAGAGCGAGCAAATGGTATTCCAGGCTCTGCACAGCCTGCAAAGGTCATTGCAGGGAGACTACAAGGATGTGGTCAAGATTAGGCAAAGCAGCAAACAGAGGTTGGAGTCCCTGAGGAAGGCAGCAATACAG GAGGAGCAGGAGTATGTTGAACTGGTGGCTGCAGAAAAGCACCAGCAGGAGGCTGTAAAGAGTGTCCTTGCCCGAAATAAGACTATGTCCATGGTTGATGAAATCCTGGAAGATGTGAGGAAGGCAGCAGACCGACTGGAAGAGGACATTGAGGAACATGCCTTTGACAATAACAAAAAG ATGCAAGGAGTGAATGTCGAAGCAGTGCTTAGAGTGGATGACGATGAGGAAAATGGAGGCAAGAGAAAGAATAGATCAAATCAAAGGAAAGTGGAAAGTGACCTGGGCCTGAGCATGCTCATTGACTCTCAAAACAATCAATATGTGCTGACCAAACCCAGAGATTCCACAATTCCAAGAGCAGACCCTCATTTTATCAAG gATTTGGTGTCTGTGGTGATGTTGTCACTACCCTGTGGCTGGACATGCAGTCTGGTGGGCCTGCCTCCCATGTTTGGATACATCATATGTGGAGTCCTGCTTGGACCATCTGGTTTCAACAGCATTAAA TCGATGGTCCAAGTGGAGACTTTGGGAGAATTGGGGGTGTTCTTTACTCTCTTTGTGGTAGGACTTGAGTTCTCACCTGAGCGTCTTCGAAAG GTATGGAAAACGTCCGTGCAGGGTTCCTGCTACCTGTGCCTGCTCATGGTTGTCAGCGGTTTGTTATGGGGACAAGTGCTAAACATTCAACCCATCCAAACGGTCTTCATAGCCACGTGTCTCTCCCTATCCAGCACCCCATTAGTGTCTCGTTTCTTAGCAGGGGCGAGCAGAGGGGagaaagaag GTGAGCTCGACTACAGCAGTGTACTCCTCGGGACTTTAGTGATGCAAGATGTTCAACTTGGCCTATTCATAGCTGTCATGCCAACGATGATCCAAGCTCAAAGTGGAGACACTGAAAG CTTCCTGCTTGAAAGTGTTCGTGTGCTGTCTCTCCTGGGGCGTGTCCTGGCATCACTGGGTGCCGTCATGCTCCTCTGTCTTTTGCTCAAATCGTATGTGGTTGGCCCCTTTTACAAGAAATTGCATGCGGAGAACAAAGGCAACAAGGAGATCCTGGTGCTGGGGATTgcagcttttgtttttttcatgctaacg GTAACAGAGTTACTGGATGTTTCAATGGAGTTAGGCTGTTTCCTGGCTGGAGCTTTGCTGTCCTCTCAGGGTCATATGGTCACTGCAGAGATCATGGGATGCTTTGAGCCAATTCAAGATTTCCTCGCCATCATCTTCTTCGCCTCAATTG GTCTCCACGTGTTCCCTACGTTTGTACTGTATGAACTCACCATTCTAGTGGCACTCACACTCACACTTGTCATATTGAAG TTCATACTGGCAGTGCTGGTGTTATATGTCATCTTGCCACCCAGCTCTCGTCACATTCGTTGGATCGTCTCAGCTGGTCTGGCTCAAGTCAGCGAGTTCTCCTTTGTCCTCAGCAGCCGTGCACGTCGTGCCGGCATCATCTCTAGAGAG GTGTACCTGCTTGTTCTCAGTGTCAGCACCCTCAGCTTGCTATTGGCACCAGTCCTGTGGAGAGTGACTACATACAAATGGATGCCACGAAGAACTGTCACGTGA